A genomic region of Corticium candelabrum chromosome 6, ooCorCand1.1, whole genome shotgun sequence contains the following coding sequences:
- the LOC134180964 gene encoding von Willebrand factor D and EGF domain-containing protein-like, whose translation MDITRHLMDDRQTDRQRQTDRQANCTGQTYKQTDNQTNVQTNFNTNSQQTYQIGHKRYLHLSVFCRFFDFAGRGEFSLVRSSASNLLIHSRVWPCPAGNRDYSCTCGVAIQEGFDLVVVDMCQWQDKDKRRVRALPVRIKKRSQGTLGNTMKVLANEGRTSYKIETSSGVVVTFHLIPHGLNVFIHVPEDHFRSTSGLCGNNNANLNDDLQGPHGNQHVNIKSFGSSWRVIQEQNSLFTRIVRSTGSTSDALLHCQCKSQTNSHVELPLCDTEMIYQLKRLRTAEYDNDISKRVGTVSTLSGIQPYSSDIADVYDFKVVSLSARVPSFPTESGITLARARTHCRNVLSSSIVARGCHVDVDRIVPMCVDDVRWSDSLEQPRLLIPVLMQMCEASVFSNVSLWSQSFTPTTSLSSIFQPPTFVHSSLCLSDCSGHGRCVASQCVCDAGYIGSDCSFSSRVAPRVFGFANNGVCDLNVDSCPAVNVLGDGFIDSERLMCMFYDGPADRQAERTVGVFESRHEVICELRSPDKMKTIDAIDIRVTTDGRRASNRITYVRYDSRCVNCSRPGECAIKSGRCVIDNQCFVEDEMSESDWCNQCQPSQSQTEWSPRADNAAPSFTFQPSDAVLIRGDTLTLQLLASDPEKRLFLFSVQPSSQSGMSLSRFGRWKWTVPNSAELQEYKYTFYAVDECGAQSEPLELSVTIQACSCHNEGTCRNDPNHPIGSGRYTCECAEGFTGQNCQTTINNCVSNPCLSAGKCINGLNSYTCDCPLGYTGLTCQTAIDHCLSIPCMHNGTCSTYADRFVCDCPSGYSGLICDFDIDEFAM comes from the exons ATGGACATTACAAGACATTTGATGGACG acagacagacagacagacagagacagacagacagacaggcaaactgtacaggacagacatacaaacagacagacaatcagaccaACGTACAAACCAACTTTAATACAAACAGCCAGCAAACATACCAGATAGGACACAAACGTTACCttcatctttctgtcttttgTAGGTTCTTTGACTTCGCAGGCCGTGGAGAGTTCTCACTGGTGCGCAGCTCTGCAAGCAACTTGCTAATTCATAGTCGCGTGTGGCCTTGTCCAGCTGGCAACAGGGACTACTCTTGCACTTGTGGTGTGGCCATTCAGGAAGGATTTGATCTTGTTGTGGTTGATATGTGTCAGTGGCAGGACAAGGACAAGAGAAGAGTGCGTGCTCTTCCTGTGCGGATAAAGAAGAGAAGCCAAGGAACGTTAGGAAACACAATGAAAGTTTTAGCTAATGAAGGAAGGACTAGTTACAAG ATTGAAACATCGTCTGGTGTTGTTGTTACCTTCCACCTTATCCCACATGGTCTCAATGTCTTCATCCATGTCCCTGAAGATCATTTCCGGTCAACATCTGGTTTATGTGGCAACAACAATGCCAATCTTAATGACGACTTACAAGGGCCACACGGCAACCAACATGTAAATATCAAAAGTTTTGGCTCATCGTGGAGAGTCATCCAAGAGCAAAACAGCTTGTTTACTCGCATCGTAAGATCTACTGGATCTACTAGTGATGCACTATTGCATTGCCAATGCAAGAGCCAAACAAATAGCCACGTAGAGTTGCCATTGTGTGACACGGAGATGATTTATCAGTTGAAGCGATTGCGAACCGCTGAGTATGATAATGACATCAGCAAACGTGTTGGGACTGTTTCAACATTAAGTGGTATTCAACCCTATTCGTCTGACATTGCAGATGTCTATGACTTCAAGGTTGTTTCGTTGTCGGCTCGTGTGCCAAGTTTTCCAACAGAAAGTGGAATCACACTGGCAAGAGCGAGAACGCATTGTAGGAATGTGCTGTCAAGCAGCATCGTCGCTCGAGGGTGTCATGTGGATGTGGATAGGATCGTACCGATGTGTGTGGACGATGTTAGGTGGTCAGACTCGCTTGAACAGCCTCGACTTCTCATTCCAGTTCTCATGCAAATGTGTGAAGCGTCTGTATTCTCTAACGTGTCACTTTGGTCACAATCGTTTACCCCAACTACAAGTCTATCGTCCATTTTCCAACCACCAACATTTGTTCACTCGTCTCTTTGCTTGTCCGACTGTAGTGGACATGGTAGATGTGTTGCTAGTCAGTGTGTCTGCGATGCTGGCTATATAGGCAGTGACTGCTCGTTTAGTTCTCGTGTTGCTCCTCGTGTGTTTGGCTTTGCAAACAACGGAGTGTGTGACTTGAATGTCGATTCATGTCCAGCTGTTAATGTCCTCGGTGATGGCTTCATTGATTCCGAGCGTCTGATGTGTATGTTCTACGACGGACCGGCTGACAGACAAGCTGAGAGAACGGTCGGTGTTTTTGAGAGTCGACATGAAGTCATATGTGAATTGCGTTCTCCTGACAAGATGAAAACAATCGATGCGATTGACATTCGTGTGACCACTGATGGCAGACGAGCAAGTAATCGTATCACATACGTCCGGTATGACTCAAGATGCGTCAACTGCTCAAGGCCAGGAGAATGTGCCATCAAG TCAGGAAGATGTGTAATTGACAATCAGTGTTTTGTCGAGGATGAGATGAGCGAAAGTGATTGGTGCAATCAATGCCAGCCAAGTCAAAGTCAAACAGAGTGGAGCCCACGAGCAG ACAATGCCGCGCCTTCATTTACATTTCAACCTTCAGATGCCGTGCTCATCAGAGGCGACACGCTCACTCTACAACTGTTAGCCAGTGATCCTGAAAAAAGATTGTTCTTGTTCAGTGTGCAACCTTCGTCTCAATCAGGCATGTCGTTGTCACGTTTTGGTCGGTGGAAATGGACGGTGCCAAACAGTGCGGAACTACAAGAGTATAAGTACACATTCTATGCGGTCGATGAATGTGgtgcacaatcagagccattggAATTATCAGTGACCATCCAGGCATGTTCGTGTCACAATGAAGGAACATGCAGGAATGATCCTAATCATCCTATCGGATCCGGACGATACACTTGTGAGTGTGCTGAGGGATTCACAGGCCAAAACTGTCAGACAACCATCAATAACTGTGTAAGCAATCCGTGTCTTTCTGCAGGCAAATGTATTAACGGCTTGAATAGCTACACGTGTGACTGTCCACTGGGGTATACAGGCCTCACATGTCAAACAGCTATTGACCATTGTTTATCCATCCCGTGTATGCATAATGGAACCTGCTCTACATATGCCGACCGATTTGTTTGCGATTGCCCATCTGGATATTCAGGACTCATTTGTGATTTTGATATAGACGA GTTTGCTATGTGA
- the LOC134181422 gene encoding hemicentin-1-like: protein MCHSHLNGFTCICQLGFTGQLCTREIDYCVSSPCFGNVTCTNLRGQFECGDCPKGFYGDGLTCSEADKPLISAINSTGNYVIGNDIVAELSSTILIDCIATGEPEPTIQWTKSGSQMSNGGRINIFRNGTLKITRTSSRDSGKYACTATNTGGSADRTSAVTIGVKPIIILRRALKRNPASPAVYEYIGHPVSVLTGKALRIICIATGSPRPSISWNKNGQAVVPDRRRIQILRSDGSLVIRLIRETDAGEYTCLASNLIGSHSISSVVDVVVPPAITNKLSEEHTTAISADKTLVIGSAASLSLGQSFALYCPVTGNPAPQLQWYRGVDVSNMVEMEWNSTEVMILNASFQDAGIYRCLATNRFGKVSKDSLITITEPIRISLSLYRVVVFSGESAEITCSARGHPPPTLRWTSEPTETVLTPSNTLNITSTPEGLILRLEDLRPSDSQSLSCVTSDNDGKTIKQTVRITVNDAFGPTINAETSTGNFVVGNDLIAVPGFTVLIDCVAKGQPNPTTQWTKNGNPLSSSSRITVFQNGTLKIMSTSLADSGKYVCVATNVGGSTEQSSALTIGVKPKITLRLPLNRDPTLAVVYEYVGHSVDILLSKTMRVICVATGNPQASIVWNKDGRSVLTDRRRIQILRDGSLVIRSVTKMDTGVYTCIAANIIGSDEMSSAVNVLVPPTIDSKLPDEIEGFTPDQILPVGRNKKLRVGLSVVIVCVGSGNPKPEQIWYKGLQAENMTRMDFNGTQLVLANVDLSRAGMYKCVVTNRVGEAERTSVITVTEPMRLTIIPQRQLVIFSGQTAQFTCSAVGYPIPTVQWTTEPAETPVMTSSKLRLKNTKKGLLLTLKNTLTTDSGQFSCVARDDDGRTIKKTVALAVYDRNCSADAYFWNRTYETGMQYAVTIFLIKSSKVITETMKAWLPSTAERIEEEYVKRGIGINKPNQYAVISFGFTAKVPMQIVKVENRKLYEISSVTQAIESLEERQTDKPDGFHGILRAVKDLPLPKTREYITSLLLVTDEPRIITYAGRKITKNRTNRVLGNRLVVFSSLLKLEYHFTVDVRKSKEQVFLGYDALLIDYAGMASVAVKDGKYLKKNYKYYQPRVHVHREKCEMFADYGELALKHHGFVGDFSAATKNNGIDESLREAVAMTMANSVYTFNVCERCRCEDEESGSEEPSCIQPHDRYWCWCRFRQEKGDCHMIGQADMKSDMEIKFNSTSMLSPQCLEWVTPMDKPST from the exons ATGTGTCACAGTCATCTGAATGGATTCACATGCATCTGTCAGCTTGGCTTTACTGGACAGTTGTGTACTAGAGAGATTGACTATTGTGTTTCGAGTCCTTGTTTTGGAAATGTTACGTGCACTAACTTGAGGGGACAGTTTGAGTGTGGAGATTGTCCGAAGGGTTTCTATGGTGATGGACTGACCTGCAGTG AGGCCGATAAGCCACTTATCAGTGCAATCAACTCAACAGGAAACTATGTCATTGGAAATGACATTGTAGCAGAGCTTAGTTCTACAATTCTAATTGATTGTATTGCAACTGGTGAACCCGAGCCGACAATACAGTGGACTAAAAGTGGCAGCCAAATGAGTAACGGCGGTAGAATCAACATATTTCGGAATGGCACCTTGAAAATTACACGCACATCGTCTCGTGATAGTGGGAAATATGCTTGCACAGCAACCAATACGGGAGGCTCAGCTGACCGAACTTCAGCTGTTACAATTGGTG TTAAACCAATTATTATTCTACGTCGAGCACTTAAGCGCAATCCAGCTTCGCCTGCTGTGTATGAATACATTGGCCACCCTGTCTCTGTTTTAACTGGCAAGGCACTAAGAATTATCTGCATTGCAACCGGAAGCCCTCGTCCTTCTATCTCGTGGAATAAGAATGGGCAGGCTGTGGTGCCTGACAGAAGGAGAATTCAGATTTTACGATCAGATGGATCATTGGTAATACGACTGATTAGAGAGACGGATGCGGGAGAATACACTTGTTTAGCATCCAATCTTATTGGAAGTCATAGCATCTCTTCAGTGGTGGATGTTGTAG TGCCACCTGCAATCACCAACAAACTTTCAGAGGAGCACACAACAGCCATTTCAGCTGATAAGACTTTAGTCATTGGTTCTGCCGCAAGCCTTTCTCTTGGGCAATCATTTGCTCTGTATTGTCCTGTCACTGGTAACCCTGCACCACAACTACAATGGTATAGAGGGGTGGATGTGTCAAACATGGTCGAG ATGGAGTGGAATAGTACGGAGGTGATGATACTGAATGCAAGTTTCCAGGATGCAGGGATCTATCGTTGCTTGGCAACAAATAGATTTGGAAAAGTTTCAAAGGATTCGCTTATCACTATAACAG AGCCTATACGAATTTCCCTTTCTCTGTATCGTGTTGTTGTATTCTCTGGTGAGTCAGCAGAAATCACATGTTCTGCTCGTGGACACCCTCCACCAACTCTGCGATGGACCAGTGAACCAACTGAAACTGTGCTCACTCCATCAAACACGCTGAACATCACGTCTACACCAGAAGGCCTCATATTACGTTTAGAAGACCTTCGTCCTTCAGACAGCCAGAGTCTCAGCTGTGTAACTAGTGATAACGATGGAAAGACAATCAAGCAAACTGTGAGAATTACAGTCAATG ATGCGTTTGGTCCCACCATCAATGCAGAAACTTCAACAGGCAATTTTGTTGTTGGAAATGATCTCATAGCTGTGCCTGGCTTTACAGTCCTAATTGATTGTGTTGCAAAAGGCCAACCAAACCCAACAACACAGTGGACAAAAAATGGCAACCCGCTGAGTAGCAGCAGTAGAATCACTGTGTTTCAAAATGGAACGTTGAAGATCATGTCCACGTCTCTAGCTGACAGTGGCAaatatgtttgtgtagctACCAATGTAGGAGGCTCAACTGAACAAAGTTCAGCTCTTACTATCGGGG TCAAACCAAAGATAACATTACGTCTACCACTTAATCGAGATCCAACTTTGGCTGTTGTGTATGAGTACGTTGGCCACTCAGTTGATATCCTCCTCAGCAAAACAATGAGGGTCATCTGTGTTGCGACGGGAAATCCTCAGGCATCTATTGTGTGGAATAAGGATGGAAGGAGTGTACTGACTGACAGGAGAAGGATTCAGATTTTGAGAGACGGTTCATTGGTTATTCGATCTGTTACGAAGATGGACACTGGTGTATATACGTGTATTGCTGCAAACATTATCGGGAGTGACGAGATGTCGTCTGCAGTCAATGTGTTAG TTCCACCAACAATTGACAGCAAGCTTCCTGATGAAATTGAAGGCTTTACACCTGATCAGATACTTCCAGTTGGTCGTAACAAGAAACTTCGTGTTGGGCTGTcagttgttattgtttgtgtcGGCTCTGGCAACCCTAAACCAGAACAAATATGGTATAAAGGGCTACAAGCAGAAAACATGACACGT ATGGATTTCAATGGTACACAGTTAGTGTTGGCAAATGTCGACTTGAGCAGAGCTGGGATGTACAAATGTGTAGTTACTAATAGAGTTGGTGAGGCAGAGAGGACGTCTGTGATCACTGTAACAG AGCCTATGAGACTCACTATCATTCCTCAACGGCAACTAGTAATCTTCTCCGGTCAAACAGCACAGTTTACATGTTCTGCTGTTGGTTACCCAATTCCAACTGTTCAGTGGACTACAGAGCCAGCTGAGACGCCTGTCATGACGTCAAGCAAACTGAGACTCAAGAATACAAAGAAAGGATTGCTACTAACACTGAAAAATACTCTTACAACAGACAGCGGGCAGTTTAGCTGCGTAGCTCGTGATGATGATGGAAGAACGATCAAGAAAACAGTGGCTCTTGCAGTATATG ACAGGAATTGTTCAGCAGATGCCTATTTCTGGAACAGAACTTATGAAACAGGAATGCAATATGCAGTCACCATTTTTCTCATCAAGTCGTCAAAGGTGATCACCGAGACGATGAAAGCATGGCTGCCAAGCACTGCCGAACGCATTGAGGAAGAATACGTGAAACGAGGCATCGGAATCAACAAACCCAATCAATACGCAGTCATCAGTTTCGGTTTCACTGCTAAAGTACCAATGCAGATTGTAAAGGTAGAAAATCGGAAATTGTATGAAATTAGCAGCGTGACCCAAGCGATTGAGTCTTtggaagagagacagacagataagccTGATGGATTCCATGGAATTCTCAGAGCTGTGAAAGACCTTCCATTACCAAAGACTCGTGAGTATATTACCAGTCTGTTATTGGTGACTGATGAGCCACGCATTATTACATACGCTGGAagaaaaataacaaaaaatcgAACCAACAGAGTCCTTGGGAATCGGCTAGTCGTGTTTTCTTCCCTCCTGAAACTGGAATATCATTTTACTGTTGATGTTCGAAAGTCAAAGGAACAGGTTTTCCTCGGTTATGACGCTCTCCTCATTGATTATGCAGGAATGGCTTCTGTAGCCGTGAAGGACGGTAAATATTTGAAAAAGAATTACAAATACTATCAGCCGAGAGTTCATGTTCATCGAGAAAAGTGTGAAATGTTTGCCGACTACGGAGAGCTGGCATTGAAACATCACGGATTTGTTGGCGATTTTTCAGCAGCAACAAAAAACAATGGGATAGATGAGTCGTTGAGGGAAGCCGTTGCCATGACAATGGCTAATAGTGTGTATACATTCAAtgtgtgtgaaagatgtcGATGTGAGGACGAAGAATCAGGCAGTGAAGAACCAAGCTGCATTCAACCACATGACCGATATTGGTGTTGGTGTAGATTTCGACAAGAAAAG GGTGATTGTCACATGATTGGCCAAGCTGACATGAAAAGTGACATGGAAATCAAGTTCAACTCAACATCCATGCTGTCACCACAATGCCTGGAGTGGGTAACTCCAATGGACAAACCGTCGACATAA
- the LOC134181084 gene encoding tetratricopeptide repeat protein 24-like isoform X2, with the protein MGDVYAQLEQLTKEALKLSESGHTSEALGKFQDALRLSKECQSESDAFGTCLFNAGVCMTTLENYDEALSTLKSAVALWPNVLECKDEEKIRMFADAHLHMATCCYALNRAGEAMPQLRQSLLGYESLQPNSKKDIAMVCWQLTCRLEEQCRYSEALDFVQRVVECATDLEDHCLLARAYREKTLILSKNKERPIDVSEFLELAQASCDAIEDVFVQSEVFSSIGDAYVSLKMSEKAEACFSKALDALRTNTNEKSSSYHSKEASLLQNVGAARNLMEKYEESIQFHKEAMDLHASLGQRQNQIHCMLNLGYAHTMLKQYNEAANVLANAAEVAGKCRDKELEISVLENLATAQYCDGMFEEAVDSFQKALCALGCVSRLSNGAQANEVSQRIVGKLSDAISMREEKRTKNIVKQNTTFSSSHSNQVNFENSKVDIAESHTPIVTTSQERKSSSLGSTSSDDEGGNSNNEESSSSSSVDVSESEQEPLPSKQLQPSLSSTLSGGPTVGTKIKLEQRLKQLESSLESPHTPTTLLSHSTPKLKTERLEGQFDVRRKQQQHVVQEGCLATGENIRRVRAGAGQNQTATLETVKEDNGSISTNTTVESKTSSVCVFL; encoded by the coding sequence ATGGGAGATGTTTACGCGCAACTGGAGCAACTAACCAAGGAAGCATTGAAGCTTTCGGAATCAGGACACACCAGCGAAGCTCTCGGCAAATTTCAAGACGCTCTTCGCTTATCAAAGGAATGTCAATCAGAAAGCGACGCTTTTGGCACTTGCCTTTTTAATGCAGGTGTTTGTATGACCACCCTAGAGAACTACGATGAGGCGTTAAGTACGCTGAAGTCAGCAGTGGCTTTGTGGCCTAATGTACTTGAGTGTAAGGACGAGGAGAAGATTCGAATGTTTGCGGATGCGCATTTGCACATGGCGACATGTTGCTATGCGCTCAACAGAGCGGGCGAAGCGATGCCACAATTGCGACAGTCATTACTTGGTTATGAATCGTTACAACCCAACAGCAAGAAGGACATTGCTATGGTTTGCTGGCAGTTAACTTGTCGTCTCGAAGAGCAATGCCGTTACAGTGAGGCCTTGGATTTTGTTCAGAGAGTTGTAGAGTGTGCTACAGATCTAGAAGATCATTGTCTACTTGCCAGAGCATACAGAGAGAAAACACTGATTCTTtcaaaaaacaaagaaagaccAATAGACGTTAGTGAATTTCTTGAGTTGGCTCAAGCCTCTTGTGATGCAATTGAAGATGTATTTGTTCAATCTGAAGTGTTTTCTTCAATTGGTGACGCTTATGTTTCACTTAAGATGTCTGAAAAGGCTGAGGCATGCTTTAGTAAGGCCTTGGATGCTCTAAGAACAAATACCAATGAAAAGAGTTCTAGTTACCATAGTAAGGAGGCGTCATTGCTACAAAACGTTGGAGCAGCTAGAAATTTGATGGAAAAGTATGAGGAATCAATACAATTTCACAAAGAGGCAATGGATTTGCATGCATCTCTTGGGCAGAGACAGAACCAAATTCATTGTATGTTGAACTTGGGatatgcacacacaatgcTGAAGCAATACAATGAGGCTGCAAATGTTCTAGCAAACGCAGCTGAAGTGGCTGGAAAATGTCGAGACAAAGAACTAGAGATTTCTGTTTTGGAAAATCTGGCAACGGCACAATATTGTGATGGAATGTTTGAGGAAGCAGTTGACAGCTTCCAGAAGGCTCTTTGTGCTTTAGGCTGTGTAAGTCGGTTGTCAAATGGGGCACAGGCTAATGAGGTGAGCCAGAGGATTGTTGGCAAGTTGAGTGATGCGATCAGCATGAGAGAAGAGAAAAGAACAAAGAACATTGTCAAACAGAACACAACTTTTTCATCATCTCATTCAAACCAGGTCAATTTTGAGAATTCAAAGGTAGACATTGCAGAGAGCCATACACCTATTGTTACAACCAGTCAGGAACGCAAGAGCTCAAGTTTAGGCTCCACATCATCTGATGATGAAGGTGGTAATAGTAATAATGAGGAATCATCTAGCAGTTCATCTGTAGACGTTTCTGAATCTGAACAAGAGCCCTTGCCTTCCAAACAGCTACAACCCAGTCTGTCAAGCACATTGAGTGGTGGACCAACTGTTGGAACGAAAATTAAGCTAGAGCAACGATTGAAGCAGTTGGAGTCTTCATTAGAGAGtccacacacaccaaccaCGCTTCTGTCTCACAGCACTCCCAAACTGAAAACTGAGAGACTTGAAGGTCAGTTTGATGTGAGAAggaaacaacagcaacatgtCGTACAAGAGGGCTGTCTTGCAACGGGAGAGAACATCAGAAGAGTGCGAGCAGGTGCAGGACAGAACCAAACTGCAACACTAGAGACTGTCAAAGAAGATAACGGAAGCATCAGCACCAACACTACAGTGGAATCCAAGacttcatctgtttgtgtatttctctaa
- the LOC134181084 gene encoding tetratricopeptide repeat protein 24-like isoform X1 translates to MRSRSLEFVQQPLKAGNARFYPGTRSVRRCGQQEMGDVYAQLEQLTKEALKLSESGHTSEALGKFQDALRLSKECQSESDAFGTCLFNAGVCMTTLENYDEALSTLKSAVALWPNVLECKDEEKIRMFADAHLHMATCCYALNRAGEAMPQLRQSLLGYESLQPNSKKDIAMVCWQLTCRLEEQCRYSEALDFVQRVVECATDLEDHCLLARAYREKTLILSKNKERPIDVSEFLELAQASCDAIEDVFVQSEVFSSIGDAYVSLKMSEKAEACFSKALDALRTNTNEKSSSYHSKEASLLQNVGAARNLMEKYEESIQFHKEAMDLHASLGQRQNQIHCMLNLGYAHTMLKQYNEAANVLANAAEVAGKCRDKELEISVLENLATAQYCDGMFEEAVDSFQKALCALGCVSRLSNGAQANEVSQRIVGKLSDAISMREEKRTKNIVKQNTTFSSSHSNQVNFENSKVDIAESHTPIVTTSQERKSSSLGSTSSDDEGGNSNNEESSSSSSVDVSESEQEPLPSKQLQPSLSSTLSGGPTVGTKIKLEQRLKQLESSLESPHTPTTLLSHSTPKLKTERLEGQFDVRRKQQQHVVQEGCLATGENIRRVRAGAGQNQTATLETVKEDNGSISTNTTVESKTSSVCVFL, encoded by the exons ATGCGTTCAAGGTCACTAGAGTTTGTACAGCAGCCACTGAAAG CCGGGAATGCACGTTTTTATCCGGGAACCCGTAGTGTGCGTCGTTGCGGGCAACAAGAAATGGGAGATGTTTACGCGCAACTGGAGCAACTAACCAAGGAAGCATTGAAGCTTTCGGAATCAGGACACACCAGCGAAGCTCTCGGCAAATTTCAAGACGCTCTTCGCTTATCAAAGGAATGTCAATCAGAAAGCGACGCTTTTGGCACTTGCCTTTTTAATGCAGGTGTTTGTATGACCACCCTAGAGAACTACGATGAGGCGTTAAGTACGCTGAAGTCAGCAGTGGCTTTGTGGCCTAATGTACTTGAGTGTAAGGACGAGGAGAAGATTCGAATGTTTGCGGATGCGCATTTGCACATGGCGACATGTTGCTATGCGCTCAACAGAGCGGGCGAAGCGATGCCACAATTGCGACAGTCATTACTTGGTTATGAATCGTTACAACCCAACAGCAAGAAGGACATTGCTATGGTTTGCTGGCAGTTAACTTGTCGTCTCGAAGAGCAATGCCGTTACAGTGAGGCCTTGGATTTTGTTCAGAGAGTTGTAGAGTGTGCTACAGATCTAGAAGATCATTGTCTACTTGCCAGAGCATACAGAGAGAAAACACTGATTCTTtcaaaaaacaaagaaagaccAATAGACGTTAGTGAATTTCTTGAGTTGGCTCAAGCCTCTTGTGATGCAATTGAAGATGTATTTGTTCAATCTGAAGTGTTTTCTTCAATTGGTGACGCTTATGTTTCACTTAAGATGTCTGAAAAGGCTGAGGCATGCTTTAGTAAGGCCTTGGATGCTCTAAGAACAAATACCAATGAAAAGAGTTCTAGTTACCATAGTAAGGAGGCGTCATTGCTACAAAACGTTGGAGCAGCTAGAAATTTGATGGAAAAGTATGAGGAATCAATACAATTTCACAAAGAGGCAATGGATTTGCATGCATCTCTTGGGCAGAGACAGAACCAAATTCATTGTATGTTGAACTTGGGatatgcacacacaatgcTGAAGCAATACAATGAGGCTGCAAATGTTCTAGCAAACGCAGCTGAAGTGGCTGGAAAATGTCGAGACAAAGAACTAGAGATTTCTGTTTTGGAAAATCTGGCAACGGCACAATATTGTGATGGAATGTTTGAGGAAGCAGTTGACAGCTTCCAGAAGGCTCTTTGTGCTTTAGGCTGTGTAAGTCGGTTGTCAAATGGGGCACAGGCTAATGAGGTGAGCCAGAGGATTGTTGGCAAGTTGAGTGATGCGATCAGCATGAGAGAAGAGAAAAGAACAAAGAACATTGTCAAACAGAACACAACTTTTTCATCATCTCATTCAAACCAGGTCAATTTTGAGAATTCAAAGGTAGACATTGCAGAGAGCCATACACCTATTGTTACAACCAGTCAGGAACGCAAGAGCTCAAGTTTAGGCTCCACATCATCTGATGATGAAGGTGGTAATAGTAATAATGAGGAATCATCTAGCAGTTCATCTGTAGACGTTTCTGAATCTGAACAAGAGCCCTTGCCTTCCAAACAGCTACAACCCAGTCTGTCAAGCACATTGAGTGGTGGACCAACTGTTGGAACGAAAATTAAGCTAGAGCAACGATTGAAGCAGTTGGAGTCTTCATTAGAGAGtccacacacaccaaccaCGCTTCTGTCTCACAGCACTCCCAAACTGAAAACTGAGAGACTTGAAGGTCAGTTTGATGTGAGAAggaaacaacagcaacatgtCGTACAAGAGGGCTGTCTTGCAACGGGAGAGAACATCAGAAGAGTGCGAGCAGGTGCAGGACAGAACCAAACTGCAACACTAGAGACTGTCAAAGAAGATAACGGAAGCATCAGCACCAACACTACAGTGGAATCCAAGacttcatctgtttgtgtatttctctaa